Part of the Panicum virgatum strain AP13 chromosome 4N, P.virgatum_v5, whole genome shotgun sequence genome is shown below.
CGAGGTTTGCTCTGAACCTCGCTGTGTACTTCGGCTACAGTCTGAACTTTTCTGAACCCGAGCATTGCAGACCAATTATCCCCAAAATTAAATAATAAACATTGAAATCTATCAAAAGAGAAATTGTGGCCCCAACATTCCTCTACAGTTTTTTTTCGGGCACAACTTCGAATGCCATCTCTAACTTGACTAAATATTGGTCTGGACATTGCTGTGTATATCATTTTCAGACTAAACCTCTCTGAACCTGATCCTTGCAGCTCAGTTACCTCCAAAATTTATCACTGAACATTGAAATCCGTAAACACAAAACTGTAGAGGATACTTTCCTCTACATTTTTTATTACATGCACTTTGTTTTATTCGGTCTCTAACTCATTCAAAATCGGCTCTGAACATGTCGGGTTAAACTGAAATTTAGAGTTTCAGATACTTCTCAACACTGCTAGTCTAAATCCAAATCTTCTCCTTTATGATTGAAACATCAATTTcgtccaaaaccaaagttataGAAAAACCACTTATATACAATATTCATCATAGGCAGATCTTTTTGATTTTGCTTCTACCCCTTCAAAAATAACTCTGAACCGGTCAGCTCAGCTGAAATTCATATTTCAGTGCCTCTTTTCCAACTAgctaactttggaattcaaaatAAGTTACTTGGCAACTGTTTTCAGTATGAAAAATGATACTTCTTTATCCCCTATCCGTTTGGGTACCTGTCATCCAACACTCACACGTAAATTCTCCTTTATAAGCCTCTGAATATTACTGTTTATCCAAATTAAGATATTGTCAGACTTTTAGTTTACCCAGCCATCTATAGGTCTCTTTTTAAATACCTTGCGGACCTTTTCCTGAAAATAGAATGGCAAATTTGTGAAACACAAATATCCAGCTTCACAATGATACTCTTGTTGTCCAACATTGACACATGAAAGCTCACGTTATTTAAGTCCCAAGTCAATACTTCATCACTGTATTCCCTGACTTGCAACATTTTCTAAGCATGTGATTTAAACAGCTTTTCTTTGAACTTTAGGGGCTTCAAGTCTATCCGAACatttttcaaacttttcaaatttgGATAATGTTTTACCAAATTTAACTCGGTTTGACTTTTCTTCCCTATttctcctttcctttccttttcttttctcctttcctcttcatcttcttaaCTCTAGTTACTTAGGTTTAATCCATGCTCTTAATAAGGCAGGCTGCTACAATGATACTACAGAATAGATGATTTTTCGGAATGAAAGCTATATCACGCAAACACATGAACTTGACTATAGTACATATTGTCTAAGCAGGTGAAAAATACCAAAGTGGTTAGATAACTTGCATTTATCCAATGCGGGAAAGTTAGATTTACGTTTCAGGTCAAAAAAACATTCATTCACCCTGTCATTCAAATGCAAGACCCCAGGCCATTACATGACACAAGTTCAAGCAAAATCGTACTCATGAATCATTATTACATTTATGGCCGAGACAGTAAGCACTGCACCACCAAACTAATCTACTACTCTATCAATGTAGACAAACACTTTACTCTAACTCTAATTGACTACCAGTGTTACCCATGTGGTAGGCCGCAGCAGGGTACCTATTGGCGGCGGGTGGTGGCTCCTTCAAGAACCGAAATAGATATGTTATCGCATCGAACAGAAGCACTTGAAGGCCCAATGGCCCAGACTCTAGCCAGTGTAGTGCTCCATGAAGGAACACTGGTGGTAGCTGGCACCGTGTCATACCATTCTCTAGGATCTGCAAGACCTCCTCCGATGTAGCTGGACGACTGATGCAGGTGTCCATGTCTCGGCCAATAGCACAGTAGCCGTACTGGTATGGCTTGTCGTTGCTCAATCCCAGGATGATGGCGCTGGAGGACGGCGTCGAAGGGCGAGCAGTTGGTGTCTTGGTGATGCCGAGCAGCGCGGGGATGCGGGCGGGGCCGAACGGGGTGAGAGGCATCCCGCCATCGTTGTGGCCGTCGGCGCTCCTCGAGAGCATCCAGAGCAGCAGAGCCGAGCGGGCGTCGGCTCGCAAGGGGTCGGAGATATCGCCGACCAGCACGGCGGGGGCGTCGGCGCGGAGAGCAGAGTCCGAGACGATCCCCAAGAGGAGGGTGCTGGCGTCGCCGTCGTTCCCGGTGCCGCGGTCTCTCCCGTCTCCGAGGAAAAAGGCTCGGGTGCCGCCGGGGCGCACGCCAGAGTCGGAGTCCGAGACGCTCCCCAGGAGGAGGAGAGCGCCGTCTCCGTGGTAGAACTGGACGACCGCGTCGAGGTTGTCCACGTCGAGGTCCAAGAGCCCGCCGCGCGCCCTCTTGGAAGACGACGAGTGGCAGAGGCCTGGGCTGGTGGCGTTGCCGAAGCGCGACGACGAAGTACGGGGAGGTAATCAATCGGCGCCATTCTTGGCACACGCGGCGCCAGTTCAGGCAATCCGCGGGCCTTGAGCGGAGAAGGATCTCATGGAACGCGTCCGCCGAGAGCGCTTGCCCTCCAGCGTCCGCCATGGGCGCCGCCTCGGAGAAGCTTAGCTTCGAGAAGGGGAGGCCGCCGGGAGGGGGGAATCGGAGGAATCGGGCGACCGTTGTTGAGAGAGAATCCCGAGGGGATTTTGTTGGATTCTGGAAGGGGaaaggcggcggccaccggttcggttcggttcggttcggtggGCTGTTCGGCTTACGGTTGGGCCAGGCCTGTTGGGCCTCGGATTGTGGGCCCCACAcaatctccttcctcctcttggtcgcaccggccgccgctccatCTCTTCACCGCCGGTCGCGCGTGCGCCGGCCGGAGTGCGTGCTaggggaggagggagcggcggccggggtggtggtcgGTGGCGGGGGCAGGGGCGAGGAGAGGGGCGGAGCCGGCGAGGTCGAAGGCGGGCAGGCAATGCGGCTGACGCAGAccggggatggcggcggcgcaggaggccTTAGACCGCTCGGGTGCGTCGGGAGGCAGGAGAGCACACGGACATATGCCAGGGTTGCGCGACCATTATTCTCATCCTCGGCGAGCACCTCCATCTACTGGTGCCCCCTGCCGCGCTCCCCACCGCGCCATACATGTGTTGATTGGTATTCTTTCTTGGTAATACCAGCACATACATGTGTTTTTTTTCCCTTGGAGAATTTGTACATCTGGTCGGTACATGCATAAAATTGTTGGAAAAATTTCATAGATCTGAACATGCAGATGTACTATCTTGTTGCATCCATGTTTTTGTGTGCCCAGGCATTCATTTTTTCTTTACTTTAGTAAGATAGATTGCCTAAAGTGTAGCTCTGTAACTTCGCAAGTGTGCTTGTGATTGACTCTACTGACACAAGATTAGTTGTGTATTTAACTGCTTTGTAGTAGTGCTTGTGTACTGCCTTAGCTTAGTTATGTTACTGGCTCTATGATTTGTGCTATTGCTTTCATACTGAGATCGAAAGCATTTGATaggaaatctgaaaatatgaaGAATCATCATTTTCTGACGTTTAATCTACCATTTTTTCCCCATCTCCTCTCCTAGAAACACTGCATTTTCTGTAGCTAATTGCCAATTGGTACTGATGTGGCTTAATTTTCAGTAGCTCCTTATTATATATTATCGTTTCTTTCCTAGATCTGGCTGGCCGCTGCGAAGCTGTTGTCTAGCCAACACATGGGATGTGATCTGGTAGTATTATGCATATATAGTAGTAACTTCTGTATATTGGTTTTTATTTCACCGCAGCAAAGTTATTGAACTGATATTCCTTCCCCTGTGCCAATTTCAGTTGTGATGGCGTGAAAAGAAATGGAGCAGCTGCTGGGCAAAGATGGGGAATCTGATTCAGAAAGAGCCTATAGTTCATTTTTGAAGGTATGCAGGtccttttatttgtatttttgttcAATGTTCAAGCGAGAATTCCCAGGATTTAGCACAAAACTATAGTTTCTGTGCTTTACTTCTCACATTGTTTCGCTGGGCTTGGAGTATGTAAAACTTTTAATATGCATCTCGTCCCCAACATCCAAAGGTAATGGAATCCATGCAATGCATCTATTCTTTGTTCCTAGTATACAGATTGTTCGATGGTCTTGATCTACTTCTGTTATGGTGCTAAGACTTTGCTTACTCCCATGTAGTCTATAGTCCCCTCCAGCCCCCAACCCATGAAGGCCATTGCTGGATCTACATGTCGCCATACAAAAGGTTCTGGACTTGCAATCCTTGATGTCGATTTTGCAATCCCTACGGCACTGTATATATTTTGTCCTCAATATTGAGCAAATCTGAAGTAAACAAATTTTGGGATGAGATGTGTACTGCGCTTAAAACATTGTTGCAATAGTCGTTGTTTgttattgttttttttctatCAGTTTTGATATGAATCGGCATGCATTTTTACCTTGATTAAGGTGACATGACTTAATTTATTTGTTCTCTGGTAGGACAATTAATATAACACATGAAGTTGGTAGGCTTTTTAAAACAAATCAGATTTATGAAATAAAGAAAACATTATCGGTTCTAGTTGTGTATGGCTGAGCATCGCTACAGCTAATGGTCAATTGTTTGTGTGGGTCAGGTTAAATTGCTCATTTGCAGTCAATCAGTTGATTAACAATTAAGGACTCTACAGGTGGAGGCTTGAATTGGCCTAGCTGGAATTATGGTCATCGGCCTATCTCTGAATTTGTCCTGATAGAACTGCAAAGTTTGTGCAGTACTCTGTATTTTGTTTCCTCCATGTCTAGACTCTAATGTTCATCTTTATCTAACCAGCAGTTTTGATTTATTATTTAATATGTAAACTGTTGTGCAAGCTTGGCCTTTTTTTAAAACTATGTTACAAGCAGCATGCATGGGATAACTTAATAGATTTATATTCGAATTCTAACACTTTAATTCTTTGATGCAGATGGTGAGTAGCATTTGTCACAGCCGCAGTGTCACTCGAAAAGGAGCACTTCTCGAACAAACTCGTCGTGGGGCGAGTTACATGTACACTTCTCAACTTGGGGTCATTATCAATAGAGAATGTAGTACTCTATGAGGCAAAGACATTTCTTTATCTAGTTGATTGATGTATCTGGTTGATCTAGCTTTGTAATCTGGTTGAACCTCTATGCTAGAGATGTGGACTAGAAATACTATGTTCGAGCCTAAATGATTGTTTGAAATTTTATTACTGCAAAATGCTATATTATTAGTACCCAAATGCATGGGATTCTATTTCTGTTGGGTCTGTTCATAATTTTTCTGTCAAAACTAAACCGTCAAGATATTAGCACCTGAAATGCCTGTGATTATAGTTTTGTCGATCAGTTCATTACTTGCCTGTGGGGGAACAGACAGAGAAATGGAATTTTTCTGTCAGGACTCGGGAGGACCAACAGAGAAATGGTTCTTGATGGGTCCTATGATTATAGTTCTGTCTGTCAGTTCTTTACTTTCCTGTCGGGGAACAGACAGAGAAATGGAATTTTGGAAATGATCCTCCATGGGTTTTTAACCTGATGGTCTGATGGATCCAAAATTTCCTGTCAGAGAAAATATTTCTGTCCAtgcaatttatttatttttatcccTGTCGAAATTTGCCTATTGGTTGGCTCATAGAAATTTATTTTCTGACGGTAAATTTCTATTTCTCCGATGGAATTTGGCACACAAGGAAAGGAACTCTCGGTTTCCATTAGTAATAACTAGTCCCTTGATGATGCGGATAAATCTTTTGACTTGGTAATACCTTTCCGATTGTATTGTCTGGCCTTAGAAATCCAACAAAATCCTAAACTGAGTCGGAGAACGTCTTGTGTCCATACGAGATCGATCGAGTCCCGCCTTGCCCTAGCTAGTGCCCTGTCGGCCTCCGATTATATATATTGATCCCGGCGACGTCACGATAATAGTAGGATCAAGTAGATAGATTAATCAAGAGTAAAATGTactggggtccttaaactagttgacctgttctatttaggtccatgaacttcgaaaatatatttttaggtccacgttctatttaagtgtgtcacttgaggtcAAAAATGCCTCTGACCAGCGTTGACTGCCTACATGGACCACCACGTCGGATCCAATGTGGCCACAAGTCGCCACGCGTGCCTCGCCGCCCTGCTGAGTTGCTCGTTGCCGTGCCGGTGACCTGCCCAGCTCCCCTTCGGCGAACCCCAGCtccccccctcctctcctctctccctacGCGACATGCGGCGTGCGCCGGTCCGGTGCCggcccgcctggccgccgcctagTTTCGCCATTCATCGATTCCTCGCACCCacggctcctcctccctcccctctacCTATTTGAGCCCTCACCCGGCCCTTGGCCTCGTCGTGCAGAGTTTCCGGCGTTgaagctccgccggccgccaccgtccTCCGTCGGGCCGCCTCCTCGCTGCCGCTACCCGTCCTGCGCCTGGCCGGGGTGGCTCGCCGCACCCCCACACGGGCCATGTGCGCGCCATCCCTACCCCCGCTCGCCTCTcttgccgcctcgccgctcgcttGCGGCAGTCAaggcgccagcagcggcgcaCGGCCCCGCAGGCGGCGTGGTGAGGGCAGCAGCACCTCCAGGTGGCGCGGACAGGGCTCCTCCCAGGGACGACGGCGGCAGGTCCTGCTCCTCCCCCTTCTATtgcaggggcgcggcggccggggtccTTAAATTCTCGGTCGCGGCATTGACGGCGGTGTGAAGACGGCGTGCAGGCTGGACGGCGGCCGTGCGCAGGCGAGTTAGGGGTGGCAGCACGGGCGAGACCGCGGCCGAGCAGCCGACGACCGCGCGGACGGCCACCAGGGCGCACACGGGGGCACCAGGACCGGCGGCCAAGcgactgcgcggcggcggcggcccagtgGTGTGCGCGCAGGGCCCGCGCAGGCAAGGCAGGGGCGACACGAGCCCCGGCCGGGCGGGTGAGGAACAGCGGCCTGACGGTGGTTGCGCCGGCGGGCAACGACGTGCGGCCgagc
Proteins encoded:
- the LOC120668874 gene encoding uncharacterized protein LOC120668874, with amino-acid sequence MGAASEKLSFEKGRPPGGGNRRNRATVVERESRGDFVGFWKGKGGGHRFGSVRFGGLFGLRLGQACWASDCGPHTISFLLLVAPAAAPSLHRRSRVRRPECVLGEEGAAAGVVVGGGGRGEERGGAGEVEGGQAMRLTQTGDGGGAGGLRPLGCVGRQESTRTYARVARPLFSSSASTSIYWCPLPRSPPRHTCVDWYSFLIWLAAAKLLSSQHMGCDLL